One genomic window of Leptospira paudalimensis includes the following:
- a CDS encoding patatin-like phospholipase family protein, with the protein MAKKKALVLSGGGARGAYQAGVLRYLEEINWKPDIICGTSVGAINACAIGSGMDSKKLSDLWLKLNQKHIMRYSVWNMMKGLFRRKYYPLVETYPLKKFIHEHLDFSQLNESKTKVIISAVNILTSELKFFENPKLRIEHLLASSAIPMIFPWQMIDGEPYWDGGVMANTPILPALTHEASDIVVVLLSPVGGSAIMETPVTKDEALERLFELYLLGSYKSVEQGLEYRKSVINGLTAIENFFLNLRTQFTSAKISVIAPKQMLGFGSILNFKKEQAEKLLIQGYDDAKDFFQSKSKKK; encoded by the coding sequence ATGGCAAAAAAGAAAGCATTGGTTTTATCTGGAGGTGGTGCCAGAGGTGCCTACCAAGCAGGTGTATTACGATATTTAGAAGAAATCAATTGGAAGCCGGACATTATTTGTGGAACTTCTGTTGGAGCGATCAATGCATGTGCCATTGGTTCTGGGATGGATTCAAAAAAATTATCCGACCTATGGTTAAAATTGAATCAAAAACATATCATGCGTTATTCGGTATGGAATATGATGAAAGGTTTGTTCCGAAGAAAATACTATCCATTGGTTGAAACTTACCCATTAAAAAAATTCATCCATGAACATTTAGACTTTAGTCAATTAAACGAGTCAAAAACAAAGGTAATCATTTCAGCCGTTAATATTTTAACATCAGAACTTAAATTCTTTGAGAATCCGAAACTTCGGATCGAACATCTACTTGCTTCTTCAGCCATTCCGATGATTTTTCCATGGCAGATGATTGATGGAGAACCTTATTGGGATGGTGGAGTGATGGCAAATACTCCGATCTTACCAGCGTTAACTCATGAAGCTTCCGATATCGTTGTGGTATTACTTTCACCTGTTGGGGGTTCGGCGATTATGGAAACACCTGTTACAAAGGATGAGGCATTAGAAAGGTTATTTGAACTCTACTTACTTGGTTCCTATAAGAGTGTCGAACAAGGATTAGAATACAGAAAATCTGTGATCAATGGTCTCACTGCGATTGAAAATTTTTTCCTAAACCTACGGACACAATTTACAAGTGCTAAAATTTCAGTTATAGCTCCAAAACAAATGTTAGGTTTTGGTAGCATACTTAATTTTAAGAAAGAACAAGCTGAAAAACTGCTAATACAGGGTTATGATGATGCTAAAGATTTTTTCCAATCCAAATCTAAGAAAAAATGA
- the omp85 gene encoding Omp85 family outer membrane protein, with translation MGFRAVVRLAKKGLSVFVIVCLGLTAGLKGQEAIPEPGCIKDPPPKNLPFPMDVSKQLCKKDIEDKKDGWYPTGLPLINSDPNEGIGYGARAYIYNNGPKTDPLFHYTPYRMRLFAQYFNTNKNAQYHQISLDMPFIADTQWRLRADAFLTITPTTLYFGIGESSMRSLSYLERNQPYNRQVNNASFVDQETNLTFYRPGTSSDPFSVGGKTFSGIPQMPGYVVTDRMYNRYTIETPMATVSGERSFVGGTVRLVSGLKFSNNIIRTYDGKMVRGVDPTFDQLSAEVPNGKTRLTEDHEGKKIIGYQGGYVNALRLGIVYDTRDFEPDPNSGIFAEVTYEKHSKALGSDFQYQKYFAQTKMFWSPFPKLVDKLVVANRFGLGVTEGDAPFFEYRNMWGTEGLVGGLGGLRTLRGFKQDRFVGRAMGWGNSEIRWKFAEAKLGSEFFAFNIVPFFDYGRVWDDEHKINLKNYFYSKGIGLRIAWNQATIIMIDYAKSREDEQLFVNFSHVF, from the coding sequence ATGGGTTTTCGTGCTGTTGTTCGATTGGCAAAAAAAGGATTGTCTGTGTTCGTTATTGTCTGTTTGGGACTCACTGCCGGACTAAAAGGACAAGAAGCCATCCCTGAACCTGGTTGCATCAAAGACCCTCCACCTAAAAATCTTCCCTTCCCGATGGATGTTTCCAAACAACTTTGTAAAAAGGACATTGAAGACAAAAAAGATGGTTGGTATCCAACTGGACTTCCCCTTATCAATTCCGATCCAAATGAAGGGATCGGATACGGTGCAAGAGCTTACATCTACAATAATGGACCAAAAACTGATCCCCTTTTTCATTACACACCTTACAGAATGCGACTTTTCGCTCAGTATTTTAATACAAATAAAAATGCACAATACCATCAGATCAGTTTGGATATGCCTTTTATCGCCGACACACAATGGAGGTTACGTGCGGATGCATTTTTAACCATCACTCCAACAACCTTGTACTTTGGTATTGGTGAATCAAGCATGAGGTCCCTATCCTATTTAGAGAGGAACCAACCTTACAATCGTCAGGTGAACAATGCTAGTTTCGTCGACCAAGAAACCAATTTAACTTTTTATCGTCCAGGGACAAGTTCTGATCCTTTTTCTGTCGGCGGAAAAACTTTTTCAGGAATCCCACAAATGCCTGGTTATGTGGTGACAGACAGAATGTACAATCGGTATACCATTGAAACTCCAATGGCAACAGTGAGTGGAGAGAGATCATTTGTTGGTGGGACAGTTCGATTGGTATCGGGTTTAAAATTTTCAAACAATATCATTCGAACGTATGATGGGAAAATGGTACGAGGTGTGGATCCAACGTTTGACCAATTATCTGCAGAGGTTCCAAATGGAAAAACAAGACTTACAGAAGACCACGAAGGGAAAAAAATAATTGGTTACCAAGGTGGGTATGTAAACGCATTACGACTGGGAATTGTTTACGATACACGTGATTTTGAACCAGATCCTAATTCTGGAATTTTTGCAGAAGTAACTTACGAAAAACATAGTAAAGCTTTGGGGTCGGACTTTCAGTACCAAAAGTATTTTGCCCAAACAAAAATGTTTTGGAGCCCCTTTCCCAAGTTAGTTGATAAATTAGTTGTCGCAAATCGATTTGGACTTGGTGTTACAGAAGGAGATGCTCCTTTTTTCGAATATAGAAATATGTGGGGAACGGAAGGACTAGTGGGAGGACTTGGTGGACTGCGTACATTACGTGGATTCAAACAGGATCGTTTTGTTGGACGAGCGATGGGATGGGGAAATTCCGAAATACGATGGAAATTTGCCGAAGCAAAATTAGGTTCAGAGTTCTTTGCCTTTAATATCGTACCGTTTTTTGATTATGGAAGGGTTTGGGATGATGAACATAAAATTAACTTAAAAAATTATTTTTATTCCAAAGGGATTGGATTACGTATCGCATGGAACCAAGCAACCATCATTATGATTGATTATGCCAAATCAAGAGAAGACGAACAATTATTCGTAAACTTTAGTCACGTCTTTTAG
- a CDS encoding polyphosphate kinase 2 family protein, with amino-acid sequence MILERHPTNQIPHTSLDGIESLQERFFLLQRESANQKIAHIFILEGYASTGKGSILQSLTIRLDPRKFKVYSPYVDQSEDRGYPFLWNFWKVLPRYGEFLFYLNTYYSRLAYLRSQKKISIAEYDHRLLSILNTERILSKDKIIVHKFFLHLSKKEQKKRFEDAKKKKKVWELSSYDKDQGEHYKRYFEIFDSILSSSRTIDSPWFVISSDQKENTKLLVFEAILERLERTLNFDSKANLQLINHGMELIP; translated from the coding sequence GTGATTTTAGAAAGACACCCCACAAACCAAATCCCTCATACTTCGCTTGATGGTATCGAGAGTTTACAAGAACGTTTTTTCCTTTTACAAAGAGAAAGTGCGAACCAAAAAATCGCACATATCTTTATTTTAGAAGGGTATGCATCCACGGGCAAAGGTTCCATCTTACAATCATTAACCATTCGACTGGACCCAAGAAAATTCAAAGTTTATTCTCCGTATGTAGACCAATCGGAAGATAGAGGGTATCCTTTTTTATGGAATTTTTGGAAAGTATTACCAAGGTATGGTGAATTTTTATTTTATCTAAATACGTATTACAGTCGTTTGGCGTATCTAAGATCCCAGAAAAAAATCAGTATTGCTGAATATGACCACCGACTGTTATCAATTCTCAATACAGAACGAATCCTATCAAAAGATAAAATCATTGTACATAAATTCTTTTTGCATCTATCGAAAAAAGAACAAAAAAAAAGATTTGAGGATGCTAAAAAAAAGAAAAAAGTTTGGGAACTTTCAAGTTATGACAAGGACCAAGGAGAACATTACAAACGTTATTTTGAAATATTCGATTCGATCTTAAGTTCTTCGCGTACAATTGACTCACCTTGGTTTGTCATTTCGAGTGATCAAAAAGAGAATACAAAACTTTTAGTTTTCGAAGCGATTTTGGAACGATTGGAACGTACCTTAAATTTTGATTCCAAAGCAAACTTACAATTGATCAACCACGGAATGGAACTCATCCCATGA
- a CDS encoding M48 family metalloprotease, with the protein MKYNTLSYLLLFVSVSLLAKGNVYVQSNKAKLLSQPKLNAEGSLLKIGEVLTPITEQGLFVQVRVEEKTGWVSKLFVSPLPPGTQMKLGITSNSSEAVVARQRASDFTKTAAARGLSETQKMRVRGEGDLYDFESLRWLESVPLAFEETSPKEINKTGITQSPSFFSFSSNSGLPVLGETKAEVKMGRSLAARLLKKYNLVRDLEFTRYLNSIASKLGSVSSRKDLEFRVGIIDSQEVNAFSCPGGYLFITTGTLKKIQTEAELAGIIAHEMGHVILFHNGEFKESNVFVDILSGLLSPPGSEVVNTAMATAISEMEKQFFETGRDAKVELEADEAAVGLVSQVGYSPLGLSSYLNTMSKSEGTDLMKKTHPDTNLRIAKLVFIESSVSMEGSPVIIDRWSDYKKRLTTNETK; encoded by the coding sequence ATGAAGTATAACACTTTATCCTATTTATTGCTTTTTGTCAGTGTTTCACTCCTTGCAAAAGGAAATGTTTATGTGCAAAGCAACAAAGCAAAGTTACTTTCACAACCTAAGTTAAATGCAGAAGGAAGTCTTTTAAAAATAGGAGAAGTACTAACGCCTATCACCGAACAAGGACTTTTTGTCCAAGTTCGAGTCGAAGAGAAAACAGGTTGGGTCTCAAAATTATTTGTATCTCCACTCCCACCTGGAACCCAAATGAAATTAGGGATCACTTCTAATTCATCGGAAGCCGTTGTCGCAAGACAACGTGCCTCTGATTTCACAAAAACCGCTGCTGCAAGAGGACTCTCAGAAACTCAGAAAATGAGAGTGCGTGGAGAAGGAGACTTGTACGATTTTGAATCTTTACGTTGGCTCGAATCCGTACCATTGGCCTTTGAAGAAACATCTCCTAAGGAAATAAATAAGACTGGGATCACACAAAGTCCGAGTTTTTTTTCATTCTCATCTAATTCTGGATTGCCTGTACTTGGGGAAACAAAAGCAGAAGTGAAGATGGGCCGTTCGCTTGCAGCAAGGCTTTTGAAAAAGTATAATTTGGTTCGTGATTTAGAATTCACGAGGTATCTCAATTCCATCGCATCAAAGTTAGGTTCTGTTTCTTCCCGTAAGGATTTGGAATTTCGGGTTGGGATCATCGATTCACAGGAGGTAAATGCATTTTCCTGTCCTGGTGGTTATTTGTTTATCACTACAGGCACTCTAAAAAAAATCCAAACAGAAGCTGAGTTAGCTGGTATCATTGCACATGAAATGGGCCATGTGATCTTATTTCATAATGGAGAATTCAAAGAATCAAATGTATTTGTTGATATTCTATCTGGCTTATTATCTCCTCCAGGCAGTGAGGTTGTCAACACAGCGATGGCAACTGCGATAAGCGAAATGGAAAAACAATTTTTTGAAACTGGCCGAGATGCTAAGGTGGAATTGGAAGCGGATGAGGCAGCCGTTGGTCTTGTTTCTCAGGTGGGATATTCACCACTTGGTTTGTCTAGTTATTTGAATACAATGTCCAAATCAGAAGGTACTGACCTTATGAAAAAAACACATCCTGATACAAATTTGAGAATCGCAAAACTCGTGTTTATTGAATCTTCGGTTTCTATGGAAGGATCTCCTGTCATCATTGACCGATGGAGTGATTACAAAAAACGATTAACAACAAATGAAACAAAATAA
- a CDS encoding HIT family protein produces the protein MNCPICQAHKNPEEILFENESWILRKANQNLDGYLYLELKGHGESWSGLSLEQLEAYGRALHKGIEMIGSFHPEKVYMTAIAEKVPHLHVHLIPRFEGQTRGIDHIAQATGPGFPKPM, from the coding sequence ATGAACTGTCCAATCTGCCAAGCCCATAAAAATCCTGAGGAGATCCTGTTCGAAAATGAATCCTGGATCTTACGAAAAGCAAACCAAAACCTCGATGGTTATCTATATTTAGAATTAAAAGGCCATGGAGAATCTTGGAGTGGACTCAGTTTAGAGCAGCTGGAAGCTTATGGTCGGGCTCTCCACAAAGGTATCGAGATGATAGGATCCTTTCATCCTGAGAAAGTCTATATGACTGCCATTGCAGAAAAAGTCCCCCATTTACATGTCCATTTGATCCCACGTTTTGAAGGCCAAACACGAGGAATTGACCACATTGCTCAGGCAACAGGGCCCGGATTTCCAAAGCCAATGTAA
- a CDS encoding OmpP1/FadL family transporter: protein MLIIKKKPNNCSNTLKKLINRFILLSSICLSPVSLFPSEPFNNIQGFYGERAAGLAGAFTAIADDPSGAYYNPAGLGFTHNDGISISASNFKDVKRSYINIDTPGQRYNQTHQGFDPNFIGLLKNFDRWKFAFSIVNTYNYSYNRVDQVNYPLVSPSINSTRNYTKERYNQLLVGPSLAYLLNDKLSLGATLYYMNDTKEVSRTQFQQFSDLSYVMRSYVDNRRTSGLMPVLGIQYQPNPKLSLGFSYRRIFVTGGDRLFNEVYVDSTRRPGSSAVDFIEGTGGGASSIEQGVLTQKPKLVTSIPQTQEMRFGVAFFPTARFLASFDMIHTSGYKVRRNQDEISTFGRRVTYTINDTEVRELTRYSTTNFAAGMEYYLADTFSVLGGIYTNEPNTKPISWTESAVDLYLQNTFGNQVTATSGDASLIYKVARSGTNPRNEYSRNKGFSLGFSWVTSKSSVSVTYIRETGYGNSRIDPNSLAQSFEYMAQSIYIMVSSRN, encoded by the coding sequence ATGTTAATCATTAAAAAAAAACCTAACAACTGCTCAAATACACTTAAGAAATTAATCAATCGATTTATTTTATTATCGAGTATCTGCCTATCACCTGTCTCACTTTTCCCATCTGAACCATTTAACAACATACAAGGGTTTTACGGGGAAAGAGCGGCTGGACTGGCAGGAGCGTTTACTGCCATTGCTGACGACCCATCGGGAGCCTATTACAATCCAGCAGGACTAGGGTTTACTCATAATGATGGGATATCTATTTCTGCAAGTAACTTTAAAGATGTGAAACGTAGTTATATCAATATAGACACACCAGGCCAAAGATACAACCAAACCCACCAAGGATTTGATCCCAATTTCATTGGCCTACTCAAGAACTTTGATCGATGGAAGTTTGCCTTTTCAATTGTGAATACTTATAACTATTCCTACAATCGAGTGGATCAGGTGAACTACCCTCTTGTTTCTCCTTCCATCAATTCGACACGAAATTATACAAAAGAACGTTATAACCAATTATTAGTTGGTCCCAGTTTGGCATACCTTCTCAATGATAAACTTTCTCTTGGTGCCACTCTTTATTACATGAATGATACGAAGGAAGTTTCGAGAACCCAATTCCAACAATTCTCGGATCTAAGTTATGTAATGCGCTCTTATGTAGACAATCGTCGCACATCTGGACTTATGCCAGTCCTTGGTATCCAATACCAACCGAATCCTAAACTCTCTCTTGGATTTAGTTATCGTCGTATTTTTGTTACTGGTGGGGATCGTTTGTTCAATGAAGTTTATGTAGATTCTACACGTAGACCGGGTTCCTCTGCTGTTGACTTCATTGAAGGGACTGGGGGCGGTGCCTCCTCCATTGAACAAGGAGTCTTAACACAAAAACCAAAACTTGTCACCTCCATTCCGCAAACACAAGAAATGCGATTTGGAGTCGCCTTTTTCCCAACGGCAAGATTTTTAGCTTCCTTTGATATGATTCACACCTCTGGTTATAAAGTCAGAAGGAACCAAGATGAAATTAGTACCTTCGGTCGACGTGTCACTTACACAATCAATGATACAGAGGTGAGAGAACTAACTCGGTATTCCACAACGAATTTTGCTGCTGGAATGGAATACTATTTGGCTGACACATTTTCTGTATTAGGTGGAATTTACACAAACGAACCCAATACAAAACCAATCTCATGGACAGAATCAGCAGTTGATTTATACCTTCAAAATACATTTGGTAACCAAGTTACTGCGACTTCTGGCGATGCGAGTTTGATTTACAAAGTTGCTCGGTCAGGAACAAATCCTCGAAATGAATATTCAAGGAACAAAGGATTCAGTTTGGGTTTTTCATGGGTAACTTCCAAATCATCAGTTTCGGTTACCTACATCCGTGAAACGGGGTACGGAAATTCTAGGATCGACCCAAATTCATTGGCACAATCCTTCGAATATATGGCTCAGTCTATTTACATCATGGTCAGTTCCAGGAATTGA
- a CDS encoding adenylate/guanylate cyclase domain-containing protein yields the protein MKQNKILFPIFLMVVIPTLLTTFISFFRFSTTLDRKLSDALFHLLPSHHTFSKDIVIIDIDEQSIAKYADHPELGQWPWKRHIYPTLIGYTKLLTPPKFTIIDIMFTERSDYDDALVIANESLGEISHAANFRNGGIVIPRKSIEVISQKFSVPLNTNIPFPNYENASFPIGQIAETAPMVHVVNVISDSDGILRRFSPFVRWNGLYFPTLALQAFSLGGTYKVETKDFNVYLEKEGSKRIIPVGRDGLVRAYFYTEEELRNIPRYSAAGIIESLEKLNTGEVEDPNTLLVPPKLFENKIVLIGTSAAATHDDVVTPHGLFPGVIAQAVFASNLIEGHLLKELPVTYGFVFTILVLFVGVLVLFINQWHLLKNLYPVFAISLFIGLFYFLYRMDYVLSTYSFVFGFPVSYLLGFAYLTYTEGKEKRKFNHILRNLVDPEVVSVALENMESLKQGGEWEITAFFSDVAGFSSISEELSATDLAKLLNEYLSVMTNVLKANSGTLDKYIGDAIVGIFGAPIQNKEHPKLACKTALEMVKELEVLRKEWNERGDYTPLARAMVFRIGLNCGLAKVGFMGTDSLASYTMMGDTVNLAARLEAAAKDYGVSILVSENIELACRDTFSFRFLDWIRVKGKEAPVKIYSLESFKNEISPMSVKAFEEYELGFSEYSKRNWEVAIEHFKNVSKILGKEDVSSHLLIKRCQTLFQNPPPVGWDGVYTRTSK from the coding sequence ATGAAACAAAATAAAATACTATTCCCGATTTTTCTAATGGTGGTGATTCCGACTTTACTCACTACTTTCATTTCCTTTTTTCGATTTTCTACGACATTAGATCGTAAATTGTCGGATGCTTTGTTTCACCTTTTACCTTCCCATCATACATTTTCAAAAGACATTGTGATTATTGATATCGATGAACAGAGTATTGCCAAATATGCTGACCATCCTGAACTTGGACAGTGGCCTTGGAAACGGCATATTTATCCCACTCTCATCGGATACACAAAACTTCTCACTCCGCCTAAATTTACAATCATCGATATCATGTTCACAGAAAGGTCAGATTATGATGATGCATTGGTTATCGCAAACGAAAGTTTGGGGGAGATATCGCATGCTGCCAATTTCCGAAATGGCGGGATTGTGATTCCAAGAAAAAGTATCGAGGTCATTAGTCAAAAATTCAGCGTTCCATTAAATACAAATATTCCTTTCCCAAACTATGAAAATGCTTCCTTTCCCATCGGTCAAATTGCAGAAACAGCACCGATGGTCCATGTGGTGAATGTGATTTCTGATAGTGATGGAATTTTAAGGAGATTTTCTCCCTTTGTTCGTTGGAATGGATTGTATTTTCCAACCTTAGCTTTGCAAGCGTTTTCGTTAGGCGGAACTTACAAGGTAGAAACTAAAGATTTTAATGTATACTTAGAAAAAGAGGGATCAAAACGCATCATTCCCGTCGGAAGGGATGGCCTAGTCAGAGCTTATTTTTATACAGAAGAAGAGTTGAGAAATATTCCGAGGTATTCCGCTGCAGGGATCATCGAATCATTGGAAAAGTTAAACACTGGTGAGGTGGAAGATCCAAACACTCTCCTTGTTCCTCCCAAACTCTTTGAAAATAAAATTGTCCTCATTGGTACATCAGCTGCTGCCACACATGATGATGTTGTTACCCCGCACGGATTGTTTCCTGGTGTGATTGCACAGGCTGTGTTCGCATCGAATTTAATAGAAGGGCATTTATTAAAAGAATTACCTGTGACGTATGGGTTTGTATTTACAATCTTAGTTCTGTTTGTTGGTGTTCTTGTTTTATTCATTAACCAATGGCATTTATTGAAGAATCTTTATCCAGTATTTGCAATCTCTTTGTTTATCGGATTGTTTTATTTCCTTTATCGGATGGATTATGTGTTGTCTACTTATTCGTTCGTATTTGGTTTCCCAGTTTCTTACTTACTTGGATTTGCCTATTTAACTTACACTGAAGGAAAGGAAAAAAGAAAATTCAATCACATCTTACGGAACTTAGTCGATCCAGAAGTGGTAAGTGTGGCTCTCGAGAATATGGAATCCTTAAAACAAGGAGGGGAGTGGGAAATCACTGCATTTTTTTCAGATGTAGCTGGATTTTCATCCATTAGTGAAGAGTTAAGTGCAACAGATTTAGCAAAGTTATTAAATGAATACCTTTCTGTTATGACCAATGTTTTAAAAGCCAATTCCGGAACTTTGGATAAATACATAGGTGATGCAATTGTAGGAATATTCGGTGCACCCATACAAAACAAGGAACACCCAAAACTTGCTTGTAAAACAGCTCTTGAGATGGTGAAAGAGTTGGAAGTGTTAAGAAAAGAATGGAATGAAAGAGGGGATTACACACCACTTGCACGTGCTATGGTATTTCGTATCGGTCTTAATTGTGGTTTGGCTAAAGTTGGATTTATGGGAACAGATAGTTTGGCATCCTACACAATGATGGGTGATACTGTTAACTTAGCTGCGAGGTTAGAAGCCGCTGCCAAAGATTATGGTGTTTCGATTTTGGTATCAGAAAACATTGAATTAGCTTGTCGGGATACATTTTCCTTTCGATTTTTAGATTGGATCCGTGTAAAGGGAAAAGAAGCACCTGTGAAAATCTATAGTTTAGAATCATTTAAAAATGAAATCTCCCCAATGTCTGTAAAAGCATTCGAAGAGTATGAGTTAGGTTTTTCCGAATACTCAAAACGAAATTGGGAAGTTGCCATCGAACATTTTAAGAATGTTTCTAAAATATTAGGAAAAGAAGATGTGAGTAGCCACTTGCTCATCAAACGTTGCCAAACTCTATTCCAAAACCCACCACCTGTCGGCTGGGATGGCGTTTATACGCGTACTTCAAAATAA
- a CDS encoding methyl-accepting chemotaxis protein: MNEAKIKSLCWRLTIGLELLTAVLAVPTAVLFIVIAGVYSFDKSVLVVLGATIALFTSYVIPTIRFIRLKKLLTNTIPDFFQSLSLEEKQKIKLTLLKFPKHNLGYFLTQWSFGIPFAAFVTFQFFTPTLAEYLPYVILPILIYPVLGVSHFFLSELVISEVLITPELKDLPLNADMIPKVGIYARIFFTMSAVFSMTLTALGYLLLAEVTKFVQIQNAEVTLVLMAAFITINIFVLTSLFVKAMKFNTIQMANRYKSLASGDLSESVPIISTDELGHGSISLNSFITSIRKITSTVIEESDKVNSDAKIIATQTQGLTQAMMEQASSSEEMSAGVEEMSASIRSTAFGAKKQHDITKDAQDLVIDMESSIVSIHDMMNLTQTETKQMEEETKLGQSALHSTLVAMSDIELSVENTSNVIQVIGEISDKIGLLSLNASIEAARAGDAGRGFAVVASEISKLGEQTLSNTNRILEAVSKASSSTKSGRLAVSNTEKTFTQIGKSVHTTIELIKQSSDMTKQQLELVKNVKENIEKLTMSAMEIEQNTNEQASTSEELAKSIATITEGTEYLNQFVNDIDKLCSALSEKASNLRQTIDFFKI; this comes from the coding sequence ATGAATGAAGCCAAAATTAAATCTTTATGTTGGCGATTGACAATCGGATTAGAATTACTGACAGCGGTGCTTGCTGTACCAACTGCAGTCTTATTTATTGTCATTGCAGGTGTTTATTCATTCGATAAGTCGGTGCTAGTTGTATTAGGTGCAACCATTGCACTTTTTACCTCTTATGTTATCCCTACCATTCGTTTCATAAGACTTAAAAAATTACTCACAAATACCATTCCTGATTTCTTTCAATCGTTATCACTCGAAGAAAAACAAAAGATCAAATTAACACTTTTGAAATTTCCAAAACATAATTTGGGATATTTTTTGACTCAATGGAGTTTCGGAATTCCATTTGCTGCTTTTGTCACATTTCAATTTTTTACTCCAACGCTCGCGGAATACCTTCCTTATGTCATTTTGCCAATTCTCATATATCCAGTATTAGGTGTTTCACACTTTTTTTTAAGTGAACTAGTGATTTCAGAAGTTTTAATTACACCTGAGTTAAAAGATTTGCCGTTAAATGCTGATATGATTCCGAAGGTTGGAATTTACGCACGAATCTTTTTTACAATGTCTGCTGTATTTAGTATGACACTCACTGCATTAGGATACCTTCTTTTAGCGGAAGTAACAAAATTTGTACAAATCCAAAATGCAGAAGTGACTTTGGTGTTGATGGCAGCATTTATCACCATCAATATATTTGTACTCACCTCACTTTTTGTAAAAGCAATGAAGTTTAATACCATCCAAATGGCAAATCGTTATAAATCTTTAGCAAGTGGGGATTTAAGTGAATCCGTTCCCATCATTTCTACGGATGAACTAGGGCATGGATCTATTTCTCTCAATTCTTTCATCACAAGCATCCGAAAAATTACATCCACTGTCATTGAAGAGTCAGATAAAGTGAATTCGGATGCAAAGATCATTGCAACACAAACCCAAGGATTAACCCAGGCAATGATGGAACAAGCTTCGTCTTCGGAAGAGATGTCAGCAGGTGTTGAGGAAATGTCAGCAAGCATTCGTTCTACGGCTTTTGGAGCCAAAAAACAACATGATATTACTAAAGATGCACAAGACTTAGTAATCGATATGGAGTCTTCGATTGTATCCATCCATGATATGATGAACTTAACACAAACCGAAACCAAACAAATGGAAGAGGAAACGAAGTTGGGACAATCAGCACTTCATTCTACCTTAGTTGCTATGTCTGATATAGAATTGAGTGTCGAAAACACATCAAATGTAATCCAGGTGATTGGCGAAATTTCAGATAAAATTGGTTTATTATCTCTCAATGCTTCGATTGAAGCGGCAAGAGCAGGGGATGCAGGAAGAGGATTTGCAGTAGTTGCCAGTGAAATTTCGAAATTAGGGGAACAAACTCTTTCCAATACAAATCGAATTCTGGAAGCAGTATCAAAAGCTTCCTCTTCTACAAAATCAGGAAGACTTGCCGTATCCAATACAGAAAAAACCTTCACTCAAATTGGGAAGTCTGTCCACACCACAATTGAACTGATCAAACAATCAAGTGACATGACAAAACAACAATTGGAACTTGTGAAAAATGTAAAAGAGAATATTGAAAAATTGACAATGTCTGCAATGGAAATTGAACAAAACACCAATGAGCAGGCAAGTACTTCAGAAGAACTTGCAAAAAGTATAGCAACCATTACTGAAGGTACTGAATATCTAAATCAGTTTGTGAACGATATTGATAAGTTGTGTTCGGCGTTGTCCGAGAAAGCTTCTAATTTAAGACAAACGATCGATTTCTTCAAAATCTAA